Proteins co-encoded in one Acidobacteriota bacterium genomic window:
- a CDS encoding glutamate racemase, giving the protein MRTLPIGIFDSGVGGLTVYRALHNRLPNEHFIYLGDTARVPYGTKSLATVERYAIENSVFLASRGIKMLVVACNTASALALPKIREKIGLDVVGVIGPGGRKAVEITKGIEHPKIGVIATEATVASNAYFEAIRRASETAEVYQTGCPLFVPLAEEGWTGEAETYSIAAKYLAQMKEFQPDALVLGCTHYPILRDVIQQTVGENVKLVDSGEATAEEVEKLLLEKGLGNPNLVAGTRELCDDLDHFFVTDAADRFSRVAERFLGTKPSKLEAIEVPAV; this is encoded by the coding sequence ATGAGAACTTTACCGATCGGCATATTTGATTCGGGCGTTGGCGGGCTGACGGTTTACCGGGCCTTGCACAACCGTCTGCCCAACGAGCATTTTATTTACCTTGGCGATACTGCTCGGGTGCCGTACGGAACTAAATCTCTCGCGACCGTAGAGCGATATGCGATCGAGAATTCAGTATTTTTGGCATCGCGGGGCATAAAAATGCTGGTCGTGGCGTGTAACACGGCGTCGGCTTTGGCCTTGCCAAAGATCCGAGAGAAGATCGGCCTTGATGTCGTCGGCGTGATCGGTCCGGGCGGGCGAAAGGCGGTTGAGATCACAAAAGGCATCGAACACCCAAAGATCGGCGTGATCGCGACCGAGGCGACGGTTGCCAGCAACGCCTATTTTGAGGCGATCCGAAGAGCCTCTGAGACTGCCGAAGTTTATCAAACAGGCTGTCCGCTTTTCGTTCCGCTCGCCGAAGAAGGCTGGACGGGCGAGGCGGAAACCTATTCGATCGCGGCGAAATATCTGGCTCAGATGAAGGAATTTCAGCCTGACGCATTGGTTTTGGGCTGCACGCATTATCCGATCCTGCGGGACGTGATTCAGCAAACCGTCGGCGAGAATGTTAAGCTTGTTGATTCAGGCGAAGCGACGGCGGAAGAGGTCGAAAAGCTGCTGCTGGAAAAAGGCCTCGGGAATCCGAATTTGGTCGCCGGCACTCGCGAACTTTGTGACGATCTCGACCATTTCTTCGTCACCGACGCAGCGGATCGATTTTCACGGGTCGCCGAAAGATTTTTGGGCACGAAGCCTTCAAAACTCGAGGCGATAGAGGTTCCGGCCGTTTAG
- the trmB gene encoding tRNA (guanosine(46)-N7)-methyltransferase TrmB, with protein MARVRVHQHVNPLSPYYRQEPTPFDVSTFADPTLPLHLDIGCARGRFILRMAAERPEWNYLGVEIREPLVHEANSLADEAGLKNLKYQFANAMLFLGNLLAEIPAGRLQMVTIQFPDPWFKNRHAKRRMVNTELVDAVIKRLAAGGKIFVQTDIEFLADEMFELFRADSNLIETPIDHNPFPVRTEREKAVEDKELPVYRTLFTKK; from the coding sequence ATGGCCCGCGTTCGCGTTCATCAGCACGTCAATCCACTTTCACCTTATTACCGGCAAGAACCGACGCCGTTCGATGTTTCAACTTTTGCTGATCCCACGCTGCCGCTTCACCTGGATATCGGGTGTGCTCGCGGGCGTTTCATTTTGCGTATGGCGGCTGAGCGGCCGGAGTGGAATTATCTGGGCGTTGAGATCCGTGAGCCCTTAGTTCATGAGGCAAACTCGCTCGCGGACGAGGCCGGACTGAAAAACCTTAAATATCAATTCGCCAATGCCATGCTTTTTCTCGGAAATCTGCTCGCCGAAATTCCCGCCGGCCGGTTGCAGATGGTAACGATCCAGTTTCCAGATCCGTGGTTCAAGAACCGCCACGCGAAGCGTCGAATGGTAAATACGGAGCTTGTCGACGCCGTTATCAAAAGACTCGCGGCCGGCGGAAAGATATTCGTTCAAACCGATATCGAGTTTTTGGCCGACGAAATGTTCGAGCTTTTTCGGGCGGACTCAAACCTCATCGAAACTCCCATCGATCACAACCCGTTTCCCGTTCGAACTGAGCGCGAAAAAGCGGTAGAGGACAAGGAGCTGCCGGTTTACCGCACATTATTCACGAAAAAGTGA
- the fabG gene encoding 3-oxoacyl-[acyl-carrier-protein] reductase yields the protein MSEKQFEGRSVIVTGGTRGIGKAIVLELAKRGANVAFNYSKSSEEAEKLKAEVEALGVKVYVAQCDVASTAAAAEFVGQVKDAFGTIDCLVNNAGITRDQLILRMKEEDWDSVIDTNLKGAWNFSKAAVRPMMRNENGGSILNISSISGVVGMLGQSNYSASKAGMIGLTKSLAKEVASRKITVNALALGLIETDMASEMNEEYREKILASIPLGRLGNVQEVAEIVCFLLSPSAAYVTGHVMQADGGVAM from the coding sequence TTGAGCGAAAAACAATTTGAAGGAAGATCCGTCATCGTCACCGGCGGAACACGCGGGATCGGTAAGGCGATCGTGCTCGAACTCGCAAAACGCGGAGCGAATGTTGCGTTTAACTATTCCAAGAGTTCTGAAGAAGCCGAAAAGCTGAAGGCTGAGGTTGAGGCTCTGGGCGTAAAGGTTTACGTTGCTCAGTGCGATGTTGCCAGTACCGCCGCCGCGGCGGAATTTGTCGGTCAGGTTAAGGACGCATTTGGAACCATTGACTGCTTAGTTAACAATGCCGGAATAACCCGCGATCAACTGATCCTTCGAATGAAGGAAGAAGATTGGGATTCAGTTATTGATACGAATTTGAAAGGTGCTTGGAATTTTTCGAAAGCTGCCGTTCGTCCGATGATGCGTAATGAGAATGGCGGTTCGATCCTGAATATTTCTTCGATCTCTGGTGTTGTCGGAATGCTCGGCCAGTCAAATTATTCGGCGTCCAAGGCAGGGATGATCGGGCTGACAAAATCTCTCGCGAAAGAAGTTGCAAGCCGGAAGATCACCGTCAACGCTCTCGCACTCGGCCTCATAGAAACCGATATGGCGAGCGAGATGAACGAAGAATATCGCGAAAAGATCCTCGCCTCGATCCCGCTTGGCCGACTTGGTAATGTTCAGGAAGTCGCCGAGATCGTATGCTTCTTGCTTTCACCTTCTGCTGCGTACGTTACCGGACACGTCATGCAGGCCGACGGCGGCGTGGCAATGTAA
- a CDS encoding D-aminoacylase produces MISVLMKPGYKLLRVIVSSILVCSFAISAFSQTKPILFQNATIIDGTGKKSVRGDVRIKDGKIEKIGKVKPSKDDELIDANGLVLAPGFIDIHNHSESGLLREGTAANQVSQGITTILVGPDGGSPWPLAEYFTKLDGKIAVNVGAFIGHAEVRSQILKEDYKRTATPEEIAAMAKLVDQAMNEGAFGLSSGLEYDVGFMATIEEMIELAKVAARYKGIYMSHIRDEEEGFRAAMEEAIRIGKDAKLPVQISHIKMGNRNVWGKSAEAIALIESAKKAGQDVTADAYPYTAWASTITVLVPSRKHEDRTEVETGIANVGGADKILITSHSANRSYEMKTLAEIAASKNITPVDLYIEIVKNGGAGVVCNSMNEDDVKAFYQRPWVMVSSDGGIGSRHPRGTGTFTRVLGKFVRENKWLSLEEAVHKMSAMPAARLGLKDRGLIKKGMIADLVLFDANTVIDKATFAEPQTFSTGIRATFVNGTKVWDGEKITNNTPGAILRRK; encoded by the coding sequence ATGATTTCAGTACTTATGAAACCAGGCTACAAACTTCTCCGAGTGATCGTTAGTTCGATCCTGGTATGTTCTTTTGCCATATCTGCGTTTTCACAAACAAAGCCGATCCTCTTCCAAAATGCCACGATCATTGACGGAACGGGTAAAAAATCAGTTCGCGGCGATGTGCGTATCAAAGACGGCAAGATCGAGAAAATTGGCAAGGTCAAACCCTCGAAGGACGATGAGCTGATCGACGCCAACGGCCTCGTACTTGCTCCCGGATTTATTGATATTCACAATCATTCCGAATCCGGCCTTCTACGCGAAGGAACTGCCGCGAATCAGGTTTCGCAAGGTATCACGACCATTCTCGTCGGCCCTGACGGCGGAAGCCCTTGGCCGCTAGCGGAATATTTCACAAAGCTCGACGGCAAGATCGCCGTGAATGTCGGAGCCTTCATAGGCCACGCCGAAGTGCGCAGCCAGATCCTTAAAGAGGATTACAAACGAACCGCCACGCCTGAAGAGATCGCCGCCATGGCAAAGCTCGTCGATCAGGCGATGAACGAAGGAGCTTTTGGCCTATCGTCAGGTCTCGAATATGACGTCGGCTTTATGGCGACGATCGAAGAGATGATCGAGCTTGCCAAGGTTGCCGCAAGATACAAAGGCATCTACATGAGCCACATTCGCGACGAAGAAGAAGGCTTTCGTGCGGCGATGGAAGAGGCTATCAGGATCGGAAAAGACGCGAAACTCCCCGTGCAGATCTCGCACATCAAGATGGGCAATCGAAATGTCTGGGGAAAATCTGCCGAGGCTATCGCTTTGATCGAGTCCGCAAAAAAAGCCGGTCAGGACGTGACTGCCGACGCTTATCCGTACACCGCGTGGGCGTCAACGATCACTGTTCTCGTCCCGAGCCGCAAACATGAAGATCGAACTGAAGTTGAGACTGGAATTGCAAACGTGGGTGGTGCTGATAAGATCCTGATAACAAGCCATTCGGCGAACCGCTCGTACGAGATGAAAACACTCGCGGAAATTGCGGCATCGAAAAATATTACGCCGGTCGATCTTTACATCGAGATCGTCAAAAACGGCGGTGCGGGTGTTGTTTGTAATTCGATGAACGAAGACGACGTCAAAGCGTTTTACCAACGCCCATGGGTAATGGTCTCAAGCGACGGCGGCATCGGCAGCCGTCATCCGCGTGGAACCGGAACATTCACCCGCGTCCTCGGCAAATTCGTCCGAGAAAACAAATGGCTCTCTCTCGAAGAAGCCGTTCACAAAATGTCAGCCATGCCCGCCGCGCGTTTAGGCCTGAAAGACCGTGGTCTGATCAAAAAAGGAATGATCGCTGATCTTGTATTGTTCGACGCGAATACTGTGATCGATAAAGCAACATTTGCCGAGCCCCAGACGTTTTCGACCGGCATTCGCGCGACATTTGTAAATGGAACCAAAGTCTGGGACGGAGAGAAAATAACCAACAATACGCCCGGAGCGATCCTTAGACGGAAATAA
- the rph gene encoding ribonuclease PH, whose protein sequence is MTYIRTDNRTYDQIRNTKITPNISPYAEGSALIEVGGTKVICTASVEDRVPMFMRNRGLGWVTAEYAMLPRATNTRTQRETKNGPSGRTQEIQRLIGRSLRAIVDTKLLGERQIYVDCDVIQADGGTRCASITGAYVALALACRKLVKTGVIKTNPIISEVAAVSVGIIEVTPILDLAYVEDSNADVDMNVVCTGTGKFIELQGTAEREPFSREQMDEMLILADTGINRLFEIQRNALAG, encoded by the coding sequence ATGACATACATCAGAACCGATAACCGAACCTACGATCAGATCCGCAATACCAAGATCACGCCAAATATCTCGCCGTATGCGGAAGGCTCGGCACTGATTGAAGTTGGCGGGACGAAAGTTATTTGCACGGCTTCGGTCGAGGACCGCGTGCCGATGTTCATGCGAAACAGAGGGCTCGGCTGGGTCACCGCCGAATACGCGATGCTGCCGCGGGCGACGAATACTCGTACCCAGCGTGAGACGAAGAACGGCCCTTCAGGCAGAACGCAGGAAATTCAGCGGCTGATAGGCCGCAGTTTGCGAGCGATCGTCGATACAAAACTGCTGGGCGAACGCCAGATCTATGTGGATTGTGACGTGATCCAAGCCGACGGCGGAACACGCTGTGCGTCTATTACCGGCGCGTACGTCGCGCTTGCTCTTGCTTGCCGAAAGCTCGTAAAGACGGGCGTGATAAAGACAAATCCGATCATCAGCGAAGTCGCCGCCGTCAGCGTTGGTATTATTGAGGTAACGCCGATCCTTGATCTCGCCTACGTCGAAGATTCCAACGCCGACGTCGATATGAACGTCGTTTGCACTGGCACCGGCAAATTCATCGAATTACAGGGCACCGCCGAACGCGAACCCTTTTCGCGTGAGCAGATGGACGAAATGCTGATCCTTGCCGACACGGGAATAAACCGGCTGTTTGAGATCCAGCGGAACGCGCTGGCGGGCTAA
- a CDS encoding molybdenum cofactor biosynthesis protein MoaE: protein MDFFELTLETIDVTSVARRVVPEGCGATVTLDGYARRFTRVRETGEVRETEYLVYEAYEPMALKEMEKLIGRVKGEFEIANVGIVHRLGRLAIGETSVVISVAAPHRRAAFAACEWLIKELKRTVPIWKKEVYADGEVWVEGDAAEHIPATEEK from the coding sequence ATGGATTTTTTTGAGTTGACTTTAGAAACTATTGATGTGACTTCGGTGGCGCGGCGGGTTGTGCCGGAGGGGTGTGGGGCGACGGTTACGCTTGATGGGTATGCTCGGCGGTTTACGCGGGTTAGGGAGACGGGTGAGGTTCGGGAGACGGAGTATTTGGTTTATGAGGCCTATGAGCCGATGGCTCTGAAGGAGATGGAGAAGCTGATCGGGCGGGTGAAAGGCGAGTTTGAGATTGCGAATGTGGGGATCGTGCATCGGTTGGGACGGCTCGCGATCGGAGAGACGAGTGTCGTGATATCGGTCGCGGCTCCACATCGTCGGGCCGCGTTTGCGGCTTGTGAGTGGCTGATAAAGGAACTAAAACGGACGGTGCCGATCTGGAAAAAGGAAGTCTATGCCGATGGCGAGGTCTGGGTCGAGGGCGATGCAGCGGAGCACATACCAGCGACAGAAGAAAAATGA
- a CDS encoding rhomboid family intramembrane serine protease, translating to MSLQYQTEEDELRAAEPAQQAMRQPLPVYTIVLIAAIGAVFVVQMIAGLSQSIEAAAFDKPAFLRAHEYWRILTGAALHGGLLHVLMNCYAFYSFGKVFELLTNRAHLAIVFLLSAIGGGVLSLIFVPDGISVGASGGIVGLIGYLAVYAFRRRHFISAEFRKSLLMNIGFILIFGLVLFQQIDNFGHIGGLIVGAVYAFLQIPADDHTDPREAGNLTQIAGLAALGIYVATCVFSILLILRIV from the coding sequence ATGTCACTGCAATATCAAACAGAAGAAGACGAACTACGCGCCGCAGAACCTGCACAGCAGGCGATGCGGCAGCCCTTACCTGTCTACACGATCGTTTTGATCGCTGCGATCGGGGCAGTTTTCGTCGTGCAAATGATCGCCGGACTTTCCCAATCGATCGAAGCTGCCGCCTTTGATAAACCGGCATTCCTGCGGGCGCACGAATATTGGCGAATACTTACGGGTGCGGCACTTCACGGCGGGCTGCTTCACGTGCTAATGAACTGCTACGCCTTTTACAGCTTTGGAAAGGTCTTTGAGCTGCTGACTAACCGCGCGCATCTCGCGATCGTTTTCCTTCTATCGGCAATCGGTGGCGGGGTTTTGAGTTTGATCTTCGTTCCGGACGGTATTTCGGTCGGAGCATCGGGCGGCATCGTCGGGCTTATCGGCTATCTCGCCGTTTACGCGTTTCGCCGCAGGCATTTCATTTCGGCGGAATTTCGGAAGAGCCTATTGATGAATATCGGCTTTATTCTGATCTTCGGCCTTGTTCTATTTCAGCAGATCGACAATTTCGGACACATCGGCGGGCTAATAGTTGGTGCCGTTTATGCGTTTTTGCAGATCCCCGCGGACGACCATACGGATCCAAGGGAAGCCGGAAACCTTACTCAGATCGCCGGCCTAGCAGCTCTTGGGATCTATGTCGCTACCTGTGTTTTCAGTATTTTGCTAATTCTTCGAATCGTTTGA